The following DNA comes from Flavobacterium sp. N3904.
TAATCACCAGACATACCCATGGAAACAGTTTGCAGTTTGCAGTTTGCAGTTTGCAATGGTTGTAATCTGTCAAAAATCGATTTCAAATGCGTGAATTCTTTCTGAATTTGTTTTTGATTATCCGTAAAAGTCGCCATACCCATTAAGCCTACAATTCGAATGTTTTTCATGTCTTTGAATGTAGGAGAGGTTAGTAGTGCTGTTAGTTCTTCTTCATCCAGTCCGAATTTTGATTCTTCTTCTGCAATGTATATTTGGAGTAAGCAATCAATAACCCGATTGTTTTTTGAGGCTTGTTTATTGATTTCTTCTAATAATTTCAAACTGTCCACACCATGAATCAAACTCACGAAAGGAGCCATAAATTTAACCTTATTGGTTTGTACATGTCCAATCATATGCCATTCGATATCTTTGGGCATTTGTTCCCATTTATCGACCATTTCCTGGATTTT
Coding sequences within:
- a CDS encoding YggS family pyridoxal phosphate-dependent enzyme — its product is MSIQQNILHIKSTLPEHVTLVAVSKTKPIPDLMEAYTAGQRIFGENKIQEMVDKWEQMPKDIEWHMIGHVQTNKVKFMAPFVSLIHGVDSLKLLEEINKQASKNNRVIDCLLQIYIAEEESKFGLDEEELTALLTSPTFKDMKNIRIVGLMGMATFTDNQKQIQKEFTHLKSIFDRLQPLQTANCKLQTVSMGMSGDYQLAIACGSTMVRIGSSIFGGR